A stretch of the Panicum virgatum strain AP13 chromosome 9N, P.virgatum_v5, whole genome shotgun sequence genome encodes the following:
- the LOC120691172 gene encoding G-patch domain-containing protein 1-like isoform X3, whose protein sequence is MAVPEAPSCYVGIVRQSAAFRLMKQMGWEEGEGLGKDKQGIKGHVRVNNKQDTLGVGVDNPRDKWVYDTTQFDNILKKLKVSAKPIQEEVAAVSDSPDSTPKKDKPANVEVTKVTRPQGRYKKREGGKRVSSYSAIDLQGILVRKSEDNCQVDQKPEPICLDEPDPIICPDAVSQAEDVNWWGHKFGFVSGGFLGATSRKRKSSRKDPDNVRQTFAEEDQENLYNLVQDKATSGKQGLGIKGLPMKIAGHRWKGNKTSFADSDDDDSAQSDEYSEIEEDNEEQPTADESIEIENNTEKELHVDVRSKTKVKKLCKRILRQAPAQSMKLKDLKVAVEEHSNVVFSSFSCRREALLFLKKKLQGSRKFSVEGKKVQLVY, encoded by the exons aTGGCTGTGCCGGAGGCGCCCTCATGCTACGTAGGGATCGTGCGGCAGTCCGCCGCCTTCCGCCTCATGAAACAAATG GGATGGGAAGAAGGTGAGGGCCTTGGCAAAGACAAACAGGGCATTAAAGGTCATGTTAGGGTGAACAACAAGCAGGATACTCTAG gtgttGGTGTAGATAATCCTCGTGACAAATGGGTATATGATACCACCCAATTTGACAACATACTGAAGAAATTGAAAGTC TCAGCTAAGCCTATTCAAGAAG AAGTTGCAGCTGTAAGTGATTCGCCTGACAGCACACCCAAGAAAGACAAACCAGCAAATGTTGAAGTTACTAAAGTTACTCGACCTCAAGGAAG ATACAAGAAAAGAGAGGGGGGGAAAAGAGTGAGCTCTTATTCAGCAATCGATCTTCAAGGCATACTT GTACGCAAAAGCGAAGATAATTGCCAAGTGGATCAGAAACCTGAACCAATATGCTTGGATGAACCTGATCCTATCATTTGCCCTGATGCAG TATCCCAAGCTGAAGATGTGAACTGGTGGGGGCACAAGTTTGGATTTGTATCAGGAGGGTTTCTAGGAGCAACATCTCGTAAAAGAAAATCTTCACGAAAAGATCCTGATAATGTCCGCCAGACATTTGCAGAGGAAGATCAAGAAAATCTATACAATCTTGTTCAG GATAAAGCTACTTCTGGCAAGCAGGGTCTTGGCATCAAGGGACTGCCAATGAAAATTGCTGGCCATCGTTGGAAGGGAAACAAAACTTCATTTGCTGATAGTGACGACGACGATTCAGCCCAGTCCGATGAATATTCAGAAATTGAAGAGGACAATGAGGAACAACCCACTGCTGATGAATCCATAGAGATAGAGAATAATACAGAAAAAGAATTGCATGTGGATGTTAGATCCAAAACCAAGGTCAAGAAACTTTGCAAAAGAATACTTCGTCAG GCCCCAGCTCAGTCGATGAAACTGAAGGATCtcaaggtagccgttgaagaaCATTCTAATGTTGTATTCTCCAGCTTCTCTTGTAGACGTGAAGCTCTGTTGTTTCTGAAGAAGAAG CTTCAAGGTAGCAGGAAGTTCAGCGTAGAAGGCAAGAAAGTACAACTTGTGTATTGA
- the LOC120691172 gene encoding G-patch domain-containing protein 1-like isoform X2, with product MAVPEAPSCYVGIVRQSAAFRLMKQMGWEEGEGLGKDKQGIKGHVRVNNKQDTLGVGVDNPRDKWVYDTTQFDNILKKLKVQSAKPIQEEVAAVSDSPDSTPKKDKPANVEVTKVTRPQGRYKKREGGKRVSSYSAIDLQGILVRKSEDNCQVDQKPEPICLDEPDPIICPDAVSQAEDVNWWGHKFGFVSGGFLGATSRKRKSSRKDPDNVRQTFAEEDQENLYNLVQDKATSGKQGLGIKGLPMKIAGHRWKGNKTSFADSDDDDSAQSDEYSEIEEDNEEQPTADESIEIENNTEKELHVDVRSKTKVKKLCKRILRQAPAQSMKLKDLKVAVEEHSNVVFSSFSCRREALLFLKKLQGSRKFSVEGKKVQLVY from the exons aTGGCTGTGCCGGAGGCGCCCTCATGCTACGTAGGGATCGTGCGGCAGTCCGCCGCCTTCCGCCTCATGAAACAAATG GGATGGGAAGAAGGTGAGGGCCTTGGCAAAGACAAACAGGGCATTAAAGGTCATGTTAGGGTGAACAACAAGCAGGATACTCTAG gtgttGGTGTAGATAATCCTCGTGACAAATGGGTATATGATACCACCCAATTTGACAACATACTGAAGAAATTGAAAGTC CAATCAGCTAAGCCTATTCAAGAAG AAGTTGCAGCTGTAAGTGATTCGCCTGACAGCACACCCAAGAAAGACAAACCAGCAAATGTTGAAGTTACTAAAGTTACTCGACCTCAAGGAAG ATACAAGAAAAGAGAGGGGGGGAAAAGAGTGAGCTCTTATTCAGCAATCGATCTTCAAGGCATACTT GTACGCAAAAGCGAAGATAATTGCCAAGTGGATCAGAAACCTGAACCAATATGCTTGGATGAACCTGATCCTATCATTTGCCCTGATGCAG TATCCCAAGCTGAAGATGTGAACTGGTGGGGGCACAAGTTTGGATTTGTATCAGGAGGGTTTCTAGGAGCAACATCTCGTAAAAGAAAATCTTCACGAAAAGATCCTGATAATGTCCGCCAGACATTTGCAGAGGAAGATCAAGAAAATCTATACAATCTTGTTCAG GATAAAGCTACTTCTGGCAAGCAGGGTCTTGGCATCAAGGGACTGCCAATGAAAATTGCTGGCCATCGTTGGAAGGGAAACAAAACTTCATTTGCTGATAGTGACGACGACGATTCAGCCCAGTCCGATGAATATTCAGAAATTGAAGAGGACAATGAGGAACAACCCACTGCTGATGAATCCATAGAGATAGAGAATAATACAGAAAAAGAATTGCATGTGGATGTTAGATCCAAAACCAAGGTCAAGAAACTTTGCAAAAGAATACTTCGTCAG GCCCCAGCTCAGTCGATGAAACTGAAGGATCtcaaggtagccgttgaagaaCATTCTAATGTTGTATTCTCCAGCTTCTCTTGTAGACGTGAAGCTCTGTTGTTTCTGAAGAAG CTTCAAGGTAGCAGGAAGTTCAGCGTAGAAGGCAAGAAAGTACAACTTGTGTATTGA
- the LOC120687178 gene encoding DET1- and DDB1-associated protein 1-like, protein MGSPLGGWPSYNPHNFSQLVPADPSAQPSNVTPATYIATHRTDPPPNQVITTEPRNILLRHFYQKSEEKLRPKRAAPDNLAPENNNKQPRGPVADVASQSNARS, encoded by the exons atGGGGAGCCCTCTCGGCGGGTGGCCGTCGTACAACCCGCACAACTTCAGCCAGCTCGTCCCGGCCGACCCCTCCGCTCAGCCCTCG AATGTCACACCAGCCACTTACATTGCAACTCACAGGACAGATCCGCCTCCCAATCAAG TGATAACCACAGAGCCCAGGAACATCCTGCTGAGGCACTTCTACCAGAAATCTGAGGAGAAG CTGAGGCCAAAGAGAGCAGCTCCAGACAATCTCGCTCCGGAGAACAACAACAAACAGCCCAGGGGTCCTGTCGCCGATGTTGCAAGCCAGTCAAACGCAAGAAGCTAA
- the LOC120687176 gene encoding sphingoid long-chain bases kinase 2, mitochondrial-like isoform X1 — protein MAAPATARPSLILPRASSHSHSQPSAGGLTSDRVTASNRRRGDFVFVVNPSGANGRTGKQWKQLLPHLRTRLADQCNICECITSGPSHAIDVTREAIKDGADAVIAVGGDGTLHEVVNGFFWKGSPVRALDRGPDHSTALGLIPLGTGSDFARTFGWTNDPRDAIDRIVRGVKSKLDIGAMEGPNREPHFFVNVADIHLSAKAGYFASMYKRFGNLCYVFGALRAFWGHNNRDMRIKVNGGEWRTVHKVTALCIGNAKYFGGGMKITPTADPFSGNLEVVILQDFKWYDFLLKLHRLYGGTHLSVNGVSSIRVQSIEVAEVTDSGEIFVQSDGEHFGFLPTKFSVLPGAVDFFC, from the exons ATGGCCGCCCCGGCGACAGCGAGGCCGTCCCTGATCCTCCCGCGTGCCTCCTCGCACTCCCACTCCCAACCCAGCGCCGGCGGCCTCACGTCTGACCGCGTCACCGCCTCcaaccgccggcgcggcgaCTTCGTTTTCGTCGTCAACCCTTCCG GAGCCAATGGCCGCACGGGCAAGCAGTGGAAGCAGCTGCTCCCGCACCTCCGCACCCGCCTCGCCGACCAGTGCAAC ATTTGCGAGTGCATCACTTCGGGCCCATCCCACGCCATAGATGTCACAAGGGAG GCTATAAAGGATGGGGCTGATGCCGTGATTGCTGTTGGCGGGGATGGTACGCTTCACGAG GTGGTGAATGGCTTCTTTTGGAAAGGAAGTCCAGTGCGTGCTCTTGATCGAGGGCCTGACCATTCAACAGCGCTTGGT CTTATTCCACTTGGAACTGGTTCAGATTTTGCAAGGACATTTGGCTG GACTAATGATCCTCGTGATGCAATTGATCGGATTGTGAGAG GAGTAAAGTCAAAACTAGACATAGGCGCGATGGAGGGTCCAAACAGAGAACCACACTTCTTTGTTAATGTTGCTGACATCCATTT GAGTGCTAAGGCAGGCTATTTTGCTTCTATGTACAAGAGATTTGGCAACTTATGCTATGTATTTGGAGCTTTAAGAGCCTTTTGGGGACATAATAATCGAGATATGAGAATAAAG GTAAATGGGGGAGAATGGAGAACTGTCCATAAAGTCACCGCTCTATGCATAGGAAATGCCAAGTACTTTGGTGGTGGTATGAAGATAACACCAACAGCCGATCCCTTTAGCGGTAACCTTGAG GTTGTTATTCTACAAGATTTCAAATGGTACGACTTTCTTCTGAAGCTACACAGGCTGTATGGAGGCACGCATCTGTCAGTGAATGGTGTGTCGTCAATAAG GGTTCAGTCAATCGAAGTAGCAGAGGTGACGGATAGCGGTGAGATCTTTGTGCAATCTGATGGGGAGCATTTCGGCTTTCTGCCAACCAAATTTTCAGTTCTTCCTGGTGCAGTTGATTTCTTCTGCTAG
- the LOC120687175 gene encoding probable serine/threonine-protein kinase At1g01540, whose translation MAALRRLLADAPPGQHHKQGGAPSDWSAGYLNGWLSQQTPVFGLRLWVLIGIAVGAAIVLVLLLIFVCLSRRRRRRDEVLAANLYPADTKLLKQHLQQATPTKDIQEIVRRHQQPQQPQTPPQPAVQLAKAEPPVTPPPQHRAQAPVVPTPPARKTPGSGLSATTSGGSERDGATPRSTGSAAGAPEVSHLGWGHWFTLRELEEATDGLAEENVIGEGGYGIVYRGTLHDSTMIAVKNLLNNRGQAEKEFKVEVEAIGRVRHKNLVRLLGYCVEGAYRMLVYEYVDNGNLDQWLHGDVGEVSPLTWDIRMNIMLATAKGLAYLHEGLEPKVVHRDIKASNILLDQQWNAKVSDFGLAKLLCSEKSYVTTRVMGTFGYVAPEYASTGMLNERSDVYSFGVLIMEIITGRSPVDYTRPAGEVNLVEWLKTMVAERKAEEVVDPKMAEKPSPKTLKRALLVALRCVDPDANKRPKMGHVIHMLEMDDLLFRDDKKAGRDSSDRYSSKEDGSFSRREHQRDR comes from the exons atggcggcgctgaGGAGGCTGCTGGCGGATGCGCCGCCGGGGCAGCACCACAAGCAGGGCGGCGCGCCGTCGGACTGGAGCGCGGGGTACCTCAACGGGTGGCTGTCGCAGCAGACGCCGGTGTTCGGGCTCCGCCTCTGGGTGCTCATCGGCATCGCCGTCGGCGCCGCAATCGTGCTCGTGCTCCTCCTCATCTTCGTCTgcctctcgcgccgccgccgccgccgcgacgaggTGCTCGCGGCCAACCTCTACCCCGCCGACACCAAGCTGCTCAAGCAGCACCTGCAGCAGGCCACGCCGACCAAGGATATCCAGGAGATCGTCCGCCGCcaccagcagccgcagcagccgcagacgccgccgcagcccgcggTGCAGCTCGCGAAAGCAGAGCCGCcggtgacgccgccgccgcagcatagGGCGCAGGCGCCGGTGGTGCCGACCCCGCCCGCGCGGAAAACGCCTGGCAGCGGCTTGTCGGCCACGACGAGCGGCGGGAGCGAGCGGGACGGGGCCACGCCGAGGAGCACCGGGAGCgccgcgggggcgccggaggtCTCGCACCTCGGGTGGGGGCACTGGTTCACGCTCCGTGAGCTGGAGGAGGCCACGGACGGGCTCGCCGAGGAGAATGTCATCGGGGAGGGCGGCTAcgggatcgtgtacaggggcACGTTGCACGACTCCACCATGATCGCCGTCAAGAACCTGCTCAATAATAG GGGCCAGGCCGAGAAGGAGTTCAAGGTGGAGGTCGAAGCAATCGGTCGTGTTCGGCACAAGAATCTCGTCAGGTTGCTTGGCTACTGCGTAGAGGGTGCTTACAG GATGCTTGTATATGAGTATGTGGACAATGGTAATCTTGATCAGTGGCTTCATGGTGATGTTGGGGAAGTGAGCCCACTAACCTGGGACATCAGGATGAACATTATGCTTGCAACTGCTAAAGG GCTGGCCTATCTTCATGAGGGGCTGGAGCCCAAGGTTGTCCATCGTGACATCAAAGCTAGCAATATTCTTCTTGATCAGCAGTGGAATGCCAAAGTATCGGATTTTGGGCTCGCAAAGCTATTGTGCTCAGAGAAAAGCTACGTTACAACCCGTGTTATGGGAACCTTTGG CTATGTGGCACCTGAATATGCCAGTACTGGGATGTTAAACGAGAGGAGTGATGTCTATAGCTTTGGTGTACTTATAATGGAGATCATCACTGGTAGATCTCCTGTAGATTATACAAGACCAGCTGGAGAG GTGAACTTGGTTGAATGGCTGAAGACCATGGTCGCCGAGAGGAAAGCAGAGGAAGTAGTGGACCCTAAGATGGCTGAAAAGCCTTCTCCCAAAACACTGAAGCGGGCGCTGCTTGTTGCGCTTCGCTGCGTCGACCCTGATGCCAACAAGAGGCCTAAAATGGGGCATGTAATTCACATGCTCGAAATGGATGATCTCCTATTCCGAGAT GATAAGAAGGCCGGAAGGGATAGTTCAGACAGATACAGCTCCAAGGAGGACGGGAGCTTCAGCAGGCGCGAGCACCAACGGGACAGATGA
- the LOC120691172 gene encoding G-patch domain-containing protein 1-like isoform X1 — translation MAVPEAPSCYVGIVRQSAAFRLMKQMGWEEGEGLGKDKQGIKGHVRVNNKQDTLGVGVDNPRDKWVYDTTQFDNILKKLKVQSAKPIQEEVAAVSDSPDSTPKKDKPANVEVTKVTRPQGRYKKREGGKRVSSYSAIDLQGILVRKSEDNCQVDQKPEPICLDEPDPIICPDAVSQAEDVNWWGHKFGFVSGGFLGATSRKRKSSRKDPDNVRQTFAEEDQENLYNLVQDKATSGKQGLGIKGLPMKIAGHRWKGNKTSFADSDDDDSAQSDEYSEIEEDNEEQPTADESIEIENNTEKELHVDVRSKTKVKKLCKRILRQAPAQSMKLKDLKVAVEEHSNVVFSSFSCRREALLFLKKKLQGSRKFSVEGKKVQLVY, via the exons aTGGCTGTGCCGGAGGCGCCCTCATGCTACGTAGGGATCGTGCGGCAGTCCGCCGCCTTCCGCCTCATGAAACAAATG GGATGGGAAGAAGGTGAGGGCCTTGGCAAAGACAAACAGGGCATTAAAGGTCATGTTAGGGTGAACAACAAGCAGGATACTCTAG gtgttGGTGTAGATAATCCTCGTGACAAATGGGTATATGATACCACCCAATTTGACAACATACTGAAGAAATTGAAAGTC CAATCAGCTAAGCCTATTCAAGAAG AAGTTGCAGCTGTAAGTGATTCGCCTGACAGCACACCCAAGAAAGACAAACCAGCAAATGTTGAAGTTACTAAAGTTACTCGACCTCAAGGAAG ATACAAGAAAAGAGAGGGGGGGAAAAGAGTGAGCTCTTATTCAGCAATCGATCTTCAAGGCATACTT GTACGCAAAAGCGAAGATAATTGCCAAGTGGATCAGAAACCTGAACCAATATGCTTGGATGAACCTGATCCTATCATTTGCCCTGATGCAG TATCCCAAGCTGAAGATGTGAACTGGTGGGGGCACAAGTTTGGATTTGTATCAGGAGGGTTTCTAGGAGCAACATCTCGTAAAAGAAAATCTTCACGAAAAGATCCTGATAATGTCCGCCAGACATTTGCAGAGGAAGATCAAGAAAATCTATACAATCTTGTTCAG GATAAAGCTACTTCTGGCAAGCAGGGTCTTGGCATCAAGGGACTGCCAATGAAAATTGCTGGCCATCGTTGGAAGGGAAACAAAACTTCATTTGCTGATAGTGACGACGACGATTCAGCCCAGTCCGATGAATATTCAGAAATTGAAGAGGACAATGAGGAACAACCCACTGCTGATGAATCCATAGAGATAGAGAATAATACAGAAAAAGAATTGCATGTGGATGTTAGATCCAAAACCAAGGTCAAGAAACTTTGCAAAAGAATACTTCGTCAG GCCCCAGCTCAGTCGATGAAACTGAAGGATCtcaaggtagccgttgaagaaCATTCTAATGTTGTATTCTCCAGCTTCTCTTGTAGACGTGAAGCTCTGTTGTTTCTGAAGAAGAAG CTTCAAGGTAGCAGGAAGTTCAGCGTAGAAGGCAAGAAAGTACAACTTGTGTATTGA
- the LOC120687176 gene encoding sphingoid long-chain bases kinase 2, mitochondrial-like isoform X3, with amino-acid sequence MAAPATARPSLILPRASSHSHSQPSAGGLTSDRVTASNRRRGDFVFVVNPSGANGRTGKQWKQLLPHLRTRLADQCNICECITSGPSHAIDVTREAIKDGADAVIAVGGDGTLHEVVNGFFWKGSPVRALDRGPDHSTALGLIPLGTGSDFARTFGWTNDPRDAIDRIVRGVKSKLDIGAMEGPNREPHFFVNVADIHLSAKAGYFASMYKRFGNLCYVFGALRAFWGHNNRDMRIKVNGGEWRTVHKVTALCIGNAKYFGGGMKITPTADPFSGNLEVVILQDFKWYDFLLKLHRLYGGTHLSVNGVSSIRVQSIEVVFLFIL; translated from the exons ATGGCCGCCCCGGCGACAGCGAGGCCGTCCCTGATCCTCCCGCGTGCCTCCTCGCACTCCCACTCCCAACCCAGCGCCGGCGGCCTCACGTCTGACCGCGTCACCGCCTCcaaccgccggcgcggcgaCTTCGTTTTCGTCGTCAACCCTTCCG GAGCCAATGGCCGCACGGGCAAGCAGTGGAAGCAGCTGCTCCCGCACCTCCGCACCCGCCTCGCCGACCAGTGCAAC ATTTGCGAGTGCATCACTTCGGGCCCATCCCACGCCATAGATGTCACAAGGGAG GCTATAAAGGATGGGGCTGATGCCGTGATTGCTGTTGGCGGGGATGGTACGCTTCACGAG GTGGTGAATGGCTTCTTTTGGAAAGGAAGTCCAGTGCGTGCTCTTGATCGAGGGCCTGACCATTCAACAGCGCTTGGT CTTATTCCACTTGGAACTGGTTCAGATTTTGCAAGGACATTTGGCTG GACTAATGATCCTCGTGATGCAATTGATCGGATTGTGAGAG GAGTAAAGTCAAAACTAGACATAGGCGCGATGGAGGGTCCAAACAGAGAACCACACTTCTTTGTTAATGTTGCTGACATCCATTT GAGTGCTAAGGCAGGCTATTTTGCTTCTATGTACAAGAGATTTGGCAACTTATGCTATGTATTTGGAGCTTTAAGAGCCTTTTGGGGACATAATAATCGAGATATGAGAATAAAG GTAAATGGGGGAGAATGGAGAACTGTCCATAAAGTCACCGCTCTATGCATAGGAAATGCCAAGTACTTTGGTGGTGGTATGAAGATAACACCAACAGCCGATCCCTTTAGCGGTAACCTTGAG GTTGTTATTCTACAAGATTTCAAATGGTACGACTTTCTTCTGAAGCTACACAGGCTGTATGGAGGCACGCATCTGTCAGTGAATGGTGTGTCGTCAATAAG GGTTCAGTCAATCGAAGTAGTGTTTTTATTTATTCTTTAG
- the LOC120690204 gene encoding 50S ribosomal protein L5, chloroplastic yields MAATAVTVPSSGVPFPVSNTAARRCLLLPSPLPRRALRVVASAATEAPPKPTPPPISPSGIVLVDPAEAQRVHRLKAVYDQKVVPLITEEFGYTNVHQVPKVEKIVVNCGLGAEAGNSKGLEAAMKDLANITGQWPVKTKAKKSVASFKIREGNTIGIAVTLRGRIMYNFLDRIINLGLPRTMDFLGVNPNSFDGHGNYSLGLRDQGVFPEIPYEVGGKKNGMDVCIVTTAKTDNEAFRLLALLGMPFSENIKSDVVIRKKRLKRHHFLSKGKGKGGRK; encoded by the exons ATGGCTGCCACGGCTGTGACCGTGCCCTCCTCGGGCGTCCCCTTCCCCGTCTCCAACACCGCCGCACGGCGCTGCCTGCTACTCCCCTCCCCGCTTCCCCGCCGAGCTCTCCGCGTCGTCGCCTCCGCGGCCACCGAAGCGCCGCCcaagccgacgccgccgccgatctcGCCCTCCGGCATCGTGCTCGTTGACCCCGCAGAGGCCCAGAGGGTGCACCGGCTCAAGGCCGTCTACGACCAGAAGGTCGTCCCGCTCATCACCGAGGAGTTCGGCTACACCAATGTCCACCAG GTTCCCAAGGTGGAGAAGATTGTGGTGAACTGCGGCCTGGGCGCCGAGGCGGGCAACTCCAAGGGGCTGGAGGCCGCCATGAAGGACCTCGCCAATATCACCGGACAGTGGCCCGTCAAGACCAAGGCCAAGAAGTCAGTGGCCAGCTTCAAGATCCGTGAGGGAAACACCATCGGTATCGCAGTCACCCTCCGCGGCAGG ATAATGTACAACTTCCTGGATAGGATCATCAACCTTGGGCTTCCTAGGACCATGGACTTTCTTGGCGTCAACCCCAACAGCTTCGACGGGCACGGCAACTATAGTCTTGGCCTCCGTGATCAGGGCGTGTTCCCTGAGATCCCCTACGAGGTGGGCGGGAAGAAGAACGGCATGGACGTGTGCATCGTCACCACCGCCAAGACGGACAACGAGGCCTTCAGGCTGCTCGCCCTCCTTGGCATGCCCTTCTCGGAGAACATCAAGTCTGACGTGGTGATCCGGAAGAAGAGGTTGAAGCGCCACCACTTCTtgagcaagggcaagggcaagggaggaagaaagtga
- the LOC120690205 gene encoding beta-carotene 3-hydroxylase, chloroplastic-like — translation MAVARLVAAAPIPVAASRLRGPRPAASVPRAAPRLLVLAPLPVRPRARAAADDEAVVAGEAADGDGEAARRAVSERAARKQSERRTYLVAAVMSSLGITSMAAAAVYYRFAWQMEGGEIPVTEMVGTFALSVGAAVGMEFWARWAHRALWHASLWHMHESHHRPRDGPFELNDVFAIVNAVPAMSLLAYGFFNRGLVPGLCFGAGLGITLFGMAYMFVHDGLVHRRFPVGPIENVPYFRRVAAAHQIHHMDKFQGVPYGLFLGPKELEEVGGTEELEKEINKRIKRKGTLDTVQ, via the exons ATGGCCGTCGCgaggctggtggcggcggctccaATCCCGGTCGCCGCGTCGCGCCTCCGGgggccccggccggccgcgtcggtgccccgcgcggcgccgcggctgCTGGTGCTCGCGCCCCTCCCggtgcgcccgcgcgcgcgcgcggcggcggacgacgaggccgtcgtcgccggcgaagcggcggacggcgacggcgaggccgcgCGGCGGGCGGTGTCGGAGCGCGCGGCGCGGAAGCAGTCGGAGCGGCGGACGTAcctggtggcggcggtgatGTCCAGCCTCGGGATCAcgtccatggccgccgccgccgtctactACCGCTTCGCCTGGCAAATGGAG GGCGGCGAGATCCCGGTGACGGAAATGGTGGGCACCTTTGCGCTTTCGGTGGGCGCCGCG GTCGGGATGGAGTTCTGGGCGCGGTGGGCGCACCGGGCGCTGTGGCACGCGTCGCTGTGGCACATGCACGAGTCCCACCACCGCCCCCGCGACGGGCccttcgagctcaacgacgtcTTCGCCATCGTCAACGCCGTCCCGGCCATGTCGCTCCTGGCCTACGGCTTCTTCAACCGCGGCCTCGTCCCCGGCCTCTGCTTCGGCGCG GGCCTGGGGATCACGCTGTTCGGGATGGCGTACATGTTCGTGCACGACGGCCTCGTCCACCGCCGCTTCCCCGTGGGCCCCATCGAGAACGTGCCCTACTTccggcgcgtcgccgccgcccatcag ATTCACCACATGGACAAGTTCCAGGGCGTGCCCTACGGCCTGTTCCTCGGCCCCAAG gagctggaggaggtgggAGGGACCGAGGAGCTGGAGAAGGAGATCAACAAGAGGATCAAGAGGAAAGGGACCTTAGATACTGTCCAATAa
- the LOC120687176 gene encoding sphingoid long-chain bases kinase 2, mitochondrial-like isoform X2 → MAAPATARPSLILPRASSHSHSQPSAGGLTSDRVTASNRRRGDFVFVVNPSGANGRTGKQWKQLLPHLRTRLADQCNICECITSGPSHAIDVTREVVNGFFWKGSPVRALDRGPDHSTALGLIPLGTGSDFARTFGWTNDPRDAIDRIVRGVKSKLDIGAMEGPNREPHFFVNVADIHLSAKAGYFASMYKRFGNLCYVFGALRAFWGHNNRDMRIKVNGGEWRTVHKVTALCIGNAKYFGGGMKITPTADPFSGNLEVVILQDFKWYDFLLKLHRLYGGTHLSVNGVSSIRVQSIEVAEVTDSGEIFVQSDGEHFGFLPTKFSVLPGAVDFFC, encoded by the exons ATGGCCGCCCCGGCGACAGCGAGGCCGTCCCTGATCCTCCCGCGTGCCTCCTCGCACTCCCACTCCCAACCCAGCGCCGGCGGCCTCACGTCTGACCGCGTCACCGCCTCcaaccgccggcgcggcgaCTTCGTTTTCGTCGTCAACCCTTCCG GAGCCAATGGCCGCACGGGCAAGCAGTGGAAGCAGCTGCTCCCGCACCTCCGCACCCGCCTCGCCGACCAGTGCAAC ATTTGCGAGTGCATCACTTCGGGCCCATCCCACGCCATAGATGTCACAAGGGAG GTGGTGAATGGCTTCTTTTGGAAAGGAAGTCCAGTGCGTGCTCTTGATCGAGGGCCTGACCATTCAACAGCGCTTGGT CTTATTCCACTTGGAACTGGTTCAGATTTTGCAAGGACATTTGGCTG GACTAATGATCCTCGTGATGCAATTGATCGGATTGTGAGAG GAGTAAAGTCAAAACTAGACATAGGCGCGATGGAGGGTCCAAACAGAGAACCACACTTCTTTGTTAATGTTGCTGACATCCATTT GAGTGCTAAGGCAGGCTATTTTGCTTCTATGTACAAGAGATTTGGCAACTTATGCTATGTATTTGGAGCTTTAAGAGCCTTTTGGGGACATAATAATCGAGATATGAGAATAAAG GTAAATGGGGGAGAATGGAGAACTGTCCATAAAGTCACCGCTCTATGCATAGGAAATGCCAAGTACTTTGGTGGTGGTATGAAGATAACACCAACAGCCGATCCCTTTAGCGGTAACCTTGAG GTTGTTATTCTACAAGATTTCAAATGGTACGACTTTCTTCTGAAGCTACACAGGCTGTATGGAGGCACGCATCTGTCAGTGAATGGTGTGTCGTCAATAAG GGTTCAGTCAATCGAAGTAGCAGAGGTGACGGATAGCGGTGAGATCTTTGTGCAATCTGATGGGGAGCATTTCGGCTTTCTGCCAACCAAATTTTCAGTTCTTCCTGGTGCAGTTGATTTCTTCTGCTAG